A stretch of Onychomys torridus chromosome 2, mOncTor1.1, whole genome shotgun sequence DNA encodes these proteins:
- the Slc31a1 gene encoding high affinity copper uptake protein 1, producing the protein MGMNHMGMNHMGMNHMGDNSTMPPHHHPTTSHSHGGGDGMMMMMPMTFYFGFDNVELLFSGLVINTPGEMAGAFVAVFLLAMFYEGLKIAREGLLRKSQVSIRYNSMPVPGPNGTILMETHKTVGQQMLSFPHLLQTVLHIIQVVISYFLMLIFMTYNGYLCIAVAAGAGTGYFLFSWKKAVVVDITEHCH; encoded by the exons ATGGGGATGAACCACATGGGGATGAACCATATGGGGATGAACCATATGGGGGACAACAGTACCATGCCACCTCACCATCACCCCACCACCTCCCACTCCCACGGTGGAGGAGAcggcatgatgatgatgatg CCTATGACTTTCTACTTTGGCTTTGATAATGTGGAACTATTGTTTTCCGGTTTGGTGATCAACACACCTGGAG AGATGGCTGGAGCTTTCGTGGCTGTGTTCTTGCTAGCGATGTTTTATGAAGGACTCAAGATAGCCAGAGAAGGTCTGCTGCGCAAGTCTCAAGTCAGCATTCGCTACAATTCCATGCCTGTCCCAGGACCAAATGGAACCATCCTTATGGAGACACACAAAACTGTTGG GCAGCAGATGCTGAGCTTCCCCCACCTCCTGCAGACAGTGCTGCACATTATCCAGGTAGTTATCAGCTACTTCCTCATGCTCATCTTCATGACCTACAATGGGTACCTCTGCATCGCAGTAGCAGCGGGGGCTGGGACGGGATACTTTCTCTTCAGCTGGAAGAAGGCAGTGGTAGTGGACATCACAGAGCACTGCCATTAA